The following proteins come from a genomic window of Rutidosis leptorrhynchoides isolate AG116_Rl617_1_P2 chromosome 10, CSIRO_AGI_Rlap_v1, whole genome shotgun sequence:
- the LOC139870098 gene encoding protein LIGHT-DEPENDENT SHORT HYPOCOTYLS 5-like, with translation MDPFPEIETNDNKNPNFLSVSSSSSSPTTTTTTTPSRYENQKRRDWNTFCQYLKNHRPPLTLSRCSGANVLEFLRYLDQFGKTKVHTPVCPFYGHPNPPCPCPCPLRQAWGSLDALIGRLRAAYEETGGQPETNPFGARAVRLYLREVRDVQSKARGISYEKKKRKKPIATTQNDHLQQFPNISSFQGFNLPPGDTI, from the coding sequence ATGGATCCCTTTCCTGAAATAGAAACCAATGATAACAAAAACCCTAACTTTTTATCAGTCTCTTCATCAAGCTCTTCAcccacaacaacgacaacaacaacgccCAGTCGCTACGAAAACCAAAAGCGTCGCGACTGGAACACGTTCTGTCAGTACCTAAAAAACCACCGGCCACCACTCACACTGTCTCGATGCAGTGGCGCAAATGTACTCGAGTTTCTTCGATATCTTGATCAATTTGGCAAGACTAAAGTCCACACACCCGTTTGCCCGTTTTACGGGCACCCGAATCCGCCGTGTCCTTGCCCGTGCCCGCTCCGACAAGCGTGGGGCAGCTTAGATGCTTTGATTGGTCGTCTTCGGGCAGCTTATGAAGAAACAGGTGGACAGCCTGAAACAAACCCTTTTGGTGCTCGAGCTGTACGGCTTTATCTTCGTGAAGTTCGAGATGTTCAATCGAAAGCAAGAGGAATTAGTTACgagaagaaaaaaagaaagaaaccaATAGCAACAACACAAAATGATCATCTTCAACAGTTTCCAAATATTTCATCATTTCAAGGTTTTAATCTTCCACCGGGTGATACGATTTGA
- the LOC139870099 gene encoding uncharacterized protein: MAAKIHPAITVNNIKNFIPITLEMNKTQYSSWVELFKYTVALLQWIYETISNYLLLPILKLGQSAEQARERLKSMFQDNQNSRAIYLKQKFSNTKQDDFLDISSYCQALKIIFDKLIDVGSKMEEKQLVL; the protein is encoded by the exons ATGGCCGCCAAAATCCATCCCGCAATAACAGTCAATAACATTAAGAACTTTATCCCAATCACCCTTGAGATGAATAAAACACAATACTCTTCGTGGGTAGAATTATTCAAATACACTGTCGCGC TGTTACAATGGATCTATGAAACCATCTCTAATTATCTTCTCCTTCCTATTCTTAAACTCGGTCAATCTGCAGAACAGGCGCGGGAACGCCTCAAAAGTATGTTTCAAGACAATCAAAATTCTCGTGCAATCTATCTCAAACAGAAGTTCTCGAACACGAAACAAGATGATTTTCTAGATATATCATCGTACTGTCAAGCACTAAAGATAATATTTGATAAGCTAATCGATGTTGGGTCAAAGATGGAAGAAAAGCAACTGGTTTTATAA